In Castanea sativa cultivar Marrone di Chiusa Pesio chromosome 6, ASM4071231v1, a single window of DNA contains:
- the LOC142639966 gene encoding ATP-dependent DNA helicase RRM3-like produces the protein MVEDYPSTSVTTETRRTNIFLNDLETLLLQHGKYITEYDLPVLIGECDNDSTVPRLIQDELTVPNVDEELTLIKKLNNDQRVAYETIMTVIDRKESMIFFVDGSGGTGKTFLYHTILATLRKSGHIAIATATSGIARRLLHGGRIMHSRFKIPLTLDASSTCSISEQSDLAELIRRATIIIWDEAPMVNRRALESLNRTFKDIMEVNLPFGGKVLILGGDFRQVLPVDP, from the coding sequence ATGGTAGAAGATTACCCATCAACATCTGTTACAACAGAGACACGCCGTACAAATATATTTCTCAATGATTTAGAGACGTTGCTCTTGCAACATGGAAAATACATCACAGAGTATGATTTGCCGGTTTTAATTGGAGAATGTGACAATGATTCAACTGTACCAAGACTCATACAAGATGAGCTAACTGTTCCTAATGTAGATGAAGAACTCACTTTAATTAAGAAGTTGAATAATGACCAGAGAGTCGCATATGAGACAATCATGACAGTTATTGATCGTAAGGAAAGCATGATATTCTTTGTCGATGGGTCAGGGGGAACTGGGAAAACATTTTTGTATCATACAATATTGGCAACCTTGAGAAAATCTGGTCACATTGCAATTGCCACAGCTACATCTGGCATAGCAAGAAGATTACTCCACGGTGGAAGAATAATGCATTCCAGGTTTAAGATTCCTTTAACTCTTGATGCTTCATCTACTTGCTCAATAAGTGAACAATCAGACTTAGCTGAACTTATTAGACGTGCCACCATAATTATTTGGGATGAAGCCCCAATGGTAAATCGACGTGCACTTGAATCTTTAAATAGAACATTTAAAGATATTATGGAAGTAAACTTACCTTTTGGTGGGAAGGTGCTAATTTTGGGGGGAGATTTTCGTCAAGTACTTCCGGTTGATCCATAG